TAATTCCCTCAGGAATCTTTCGACCAACAGCATCACTTTCAATAGAAATTCTCCCTGGGTTCCCTCTTAATTCATAATCATAAGACAATTCAATTCCTTGTAATCCCTGATTATCAACACCAGAAAAACCTAATAAATGAGATGCAAGAACACCTTTAGGATAAAATCGCTTAGTTTCATCGGTAAAAGTTATTCCCGAAAGATTTAATTTTCTAATTTTTTTAGCTTGTTCTTCACTTACTTTACGAGCAATATATACAGCAGCAGCCTTTTTAGTTATTCTTTCATAAATATCATCCTGACTTTGGTCTAATATCTTAGATAACTTCTTAGCCGTTTCCTTAGCATTTTTGACCTCTTTGGGTATAGCTACAACTGTATCGGCACTAGCACTAACCGCTAACTCTACTCCATTTCGATCATAAATGATTCCACGCTTAGGCTCTACTTTTAACTCTCTTAGTCTTTGTCCTAAAGCTTTTTGTTGATATTTATTATTACTTATAATTTGTATCCATAAGAACCGAGCTGATAAAGATAGCATAAACAAAATTACAAATAAAAATAATATACTAATCCTCTTTCTAATTTCTAATCTTAGCTTTTTCATTTAACTACCCCCTCATTTAATTTTAGGAGGATTATCATTCTAAAGTTCCTGCTTGAACTTTAGACATAGTAGAAAACCAAACTAATAGTCTATCTTTAATACTTTTATCAAAATTAGTCTTGTTTCTGCTATTTTCTTTATGCTTTGAAGTCTCCAATTTATCTTTCTGTAATGGTTTTGATGATACAATATATTTAACTTTATTGGGTTCTATCATTCCTAACTTATTTTTAGCAATCTTCTCAATTCTAGATAAAGATTTCAACTCGGAAATATCCAACTGTAAATGCGCCTGCTCTGTTTTTAATTTATCCCTTTTTTCTTCTAATTTTTCCACCTCAAAATTCATTCTAGAAATCTGAACATATTGGTTAATATATAAAATAACTAAAATTCCAATTAAAAATATTAAGAAACCATATAATAGCATCAATTTAAATGTAGCATTACTACGAGACTTTTTGACCTTAGTTCTAACATTTTGACGTATTCGACTTTGGTGATGGTCTAAATATTCTCTTCTAGGTCTCTTTACCAACTTTATTCACCAACCTTTTATTTTAGAACCTTTATCTTCTCCGCTACCCTTAATTTAGCGCTTCTAGATCTAGAGTTTAGATCAATCTCTTCTTCGCTAGGTAAAATAGGACTTCTTGTTATAATTTTAACTTTCTGCTGAACATCACAAGTACATACCGGAAATTTAGGTGGGCAAATACATTTCCTAGCTAAATCTTTAAAAGTATGCTTTACAATTCTATCCTCTAAAGAATGAAAAGTTATTACACAAACTCTCCCCTTAGGATTTAACCTATCTACAGCATCTTTTATTGTTGATTCAATAATATCTAACTCATTATTAACAGCTATTCTTAAAGCTTGAAAAGTCCTACGAGCTGGATGAGGACCTTCTCTTCTGGCTCCCACTGGAATAGCAGCTTTAATTATATCCACTAGTTGAGTAGTAGTTTCTATCTCTTCTTTATTTCTATAATCAACTATAAACTCAGCAATTCTACTTGCCCACCTTTCCTCTCCATATTCTTCAATAATATCATTTAGCTCCTGGTGGGATAAATTATTAACTAAATCTGCCGCTGTTCTACCCTTCTTTTGATTCATTCTCATATCTAAGGGTGCATCATATTTATAGCTAAAACCCCGTTCTGGAGTATCTAATTGATAAGAAGATACTCCTAAATCAAACAAAACTCCATCTACCTTATCTATACCTAATTCATCTAAAATTAATTTTAAATTTTGATAATTATCTTGAACCAGCTCTATTTGAGCATCGAAAGCTTCTAATTTTTTTTGAGCGGCTTTAATTGCTGCTTTATCTTGGTCAATACCTATTAATTTACCTTTAGAACCAATCAATTTAGCTATCTCTGATGAGTGACCAGCTCCCCCCAAAGTACAATCAACATAAATCCCGCCCTCTTTACAATTTAAATGTTCGATACTTTCCTTTAATA
Above is a window of Orenia marismortui DSM 5156 DNA encoding:
- the ftsL gene encoding cell division protein FtsL encodes the protein MVKRPRREYLDHHQSRIRQNVRTKVKKSRSNATFKLMLLYGFLIFLIGILVILYINQYVQISRMNFEVEKLEEKRDKLKTEQAHLQLDISELKSLSRIEKIAKNKLGMIEPNKVKYIVSSKPLQKDKLETSKHKENSRNKTNFDKSIKDRLLVWFSTMSKVQAGTLE
- the rsmH gene encoding 16S rRNA (cytosine(1402)-N(4))-methyltransferase RsmH translates to MDFNHISVLLKESIEHLNCKEGGIYVDCTLGGAGHSSEIAKLIGSKGKLIGIDQDKAAIKAAQKKLEAFDAQIELVQDNYQNLKLILDELGIDKVDGVLFDLGVSSYQLDTPERGFSYKYDAPLDMRMNQKKGRTAADLVNNLSHQELNDIIEEYGEERWASRIAEFIVDYRNKEEIETTTQLVDIIKAAIPVGARREGPHPARRTFQALRIAVNNELDIIESTIKDAVDRLNPKGRVCVITFHSLEDRIVKHTFKDLARKCICPPKFPVCTCDVQQKVKIITRSPILPSEEEIDLNSRSRSAKLRVAEKIKVLK